In Leuconostoc kimchii IMSNU 11154, one genomic interval encodes:
- the menH gene encoding 2-succinyl-6-hydroxy-2,4-cyclohexadiene-1-carboxylate synthase — protein MRKQVITVNGYAYHIFCQRNDDQPMKWLLLHGFMGSHRDFDTIIQQLPGEVMTFDLLGFGQHAAYIEDAKRFTMASQIDDILAILNQVGWSKVQLLGYSMGGRLALGFAMTVPNRVAHLYLESSSAGLRSESERAKRRLADVKQSELINTDFQQFVSVWEKLPLFATQNTLTTQQQEQVRRQRLSQRPQNMANSLIYMGTGIQENFWLRLPQLQIPTVLIVGELDEKFKRIANDMATLVPHVQISIIKHAGHNTHLEQPKQFIEVIKNVSH, from the coding sequence ATGAGAAAACAAGTGATTACAGTAAATGGTTATGCTTACCACATTTTCTGCCAACGTAATGATGATCAACCCATGAAATGGCTGTTACTTCACGGATTTATGGGGTCACATCGCGATTTTGATACGATTATTCAGCAATTACCAGGTGAAGTGATGACGTTTGATTTATTGGGATTTGGTCAGCATGCAGCATACATTGAGGATGCCAAACGTTTTACAATGGCATCGCAAATTGATGACATATTAGCTATTTTAAATCAAGTTGGATGGTCTAAGGTTCAGCTACTTGGCTATTCGATGGGCGGACGATTAGCGCTTGGTTTTGCAATGACGGTGCCTAATCGTGTGGCACATTTATATTTAGAAAGTAGTTCAGCAGGATTACGCTCAGAGTCTGAACGTGCCAAACGACGCCTAGCTGACGTTAAACAATCAGAATTAATTAACACAGATTTTCAACAATTTGTATCAGTATGGGAAAAATTACCCTTGTTTGCTACGCAAAATACTTTAACAACTCAGCAACAAGAACAAGTACGTCGACAAAGATTATCGCAAAGACCGCAGAATATGGCCAATTCGTTGATATATATGGGAACAGGGATACAGGAAAATTTTTGGCTGAGATTACCGCAACTACAGATACCGACGGTGCTAATCGTTGGCGAATTAGATGAAAAATTTAAACGAATTGCAAATGATATGGCCACTTTGGTACCTCATGTGCAAATAAGTATTATAAAACATGCGGGACACAATACGCATTTGGAACAGCCAAAGCAATTTATCGAGGTGATAAAAAATGTATCGCATTAA
- a CDS encoding YpmS family protein encodes MVEDTLKRKTTIKKQKSSWFWAFWALIGAILIGIFFLFHVAAQPVDMTDNKSKIANTDATFDVSLNKKQVNALVAYYLSDTNASGYTFRVEDSIMMYGSAKFLGENFKFGMSLKPEITKNGNIILTAQKLAIGNLPLPIPTVMQYVKSSYNAPKFVKINPKKKQIYVDMTELPVTQGMSFRAKVIDMKADNFIFEGGLANGSK; translated from the coding sequence ATGGTTGAAGACACGCTAAAAAGAAAGACAACCATAAAAAAACAAAAATCCTCTTGGTTTTGGGCTTTTTGGGCGTTAATTGGTGCTATTTTAATCGGTATATTTTTTCTATTTCATGTTGCTGCTCAACCTGTTGATATGACAGATAACAAATCTAAGATTGCCAACACGGATGCGACTTTCGATGTCTCTTTGAATAAAAAACAAGTCAATGCTTTAGTGGCTTACTATCTGAGTGATACAAATGCAAGTGGCTACACGTTTCGCGTCGAGGACAGCATCATGATGTACGGTAGCGCAAAATTTCTGGGAGAAAACTTTAAATTTGGGATGTCTTTAAAACCTGAAATTACAAAAAATGGGAACATTATTTTGACCGCGCAGAAACTAGCAATTGGGAATTTGCCATTGCCTATTCCGACAGTTATGCAATATGTAAAATCAAGTTATAATGCACCGAAGTTTGTTAAAATAAATCCAAAGAAGAAACAAATATATGTTGATATGACGGAACTACCAGTGACACAAGGTATGTCTTTTCGTGCCAAGGTTATTGATATGAAGGCGGACAACTTTATTTTTGAAGGTGGACTAGCAAATGGCAGCAAGTAA
- the menD gene encoding 2-succinyl-5-enolpyruvyl-6-hydroxy-3-cyclohexene-1-carboxylic-acid synthase — translation MAINALTKNTKHLISALYESGVKNFVISPGSRTTPIALLLAEYDRQNDDMNLYIDVDERSASFFALGIAKKQQEPVVLLGTSGTAITEYTSAVAEAHISHIPLIVLSTDRPAELQGNGAPQTLPQHQIFGEFTKNYVSFTLQDDHPDVTAYIDFMTQKLVHESKIAPCGPLQINLPLRKPLMPQLGDKQNIVVSSLTFAMPVKTIDALELSQTRVLILAGPNEDEDYASELAEFSKQYHVPIIADVLSRVRTQETIYGIDALLKSNMIRPNYKPELVIRFGATPVSANVLQWLKSENIPVWYVGLTAGSDHSRHATRVFQISPTVFLSQITVTNNLEFYQLWQDLNVKPRQVMGEASIASTLDAILPEHTTIFVANSMAIRDIDDIFTGKLTRNIYANRGANGIDGIVSTALGMSSTSSQRSVLLIGDLTLFHDMNGLMMAKQYQLPLDVIVINNNGGGIFSFLPQATAESYFETLFGTPLNLDMKKVASLYDMPYIKINQAQDLKAIIATPIDGPRLIEFKSNRLSNVTAHHQLMGSDK, via the coding sequence ATGGCAATTAATGCGTTAACTAAAAATACAAAACATTTAATCAGTGCACTCTATGAGAGTGGTGTTAAAAATTTCGTCATCTCTCCGGGATCACGAACAACACCAATAGCGTTACTATTAGCAGAATATGATCGCCAAAACGATGATATGAACTTATATATTGATGTTGATGAGCGGTCAGCCAGCTTTTTTGCCCTTGGTATTGCAAAAAAGCAACAGGAACCAGTCGTGCTTTTAGGGACATCTGGTACGGCAATCACTGAATATACATCGGCTGTGGCTGAAGCTCATATTTCCCACATTCCATTGATTGTTTTATCGACAGATCGGCCGGCTGAACTACAAGGGAACGGTGCCCCACAAACATTGCCACAACATCAAATATTTGGCGAATTTACCAAAAATTATGTGAGCTTTACACTACAGGATGATCATCCTGATGTCACAGCGTATATTGATTTTATGACACAAAAGTTAGTACACGAATCTAAAATTGCACCGTGCGGACCACTTCAAATTAATTTACCATTACGTAAACCGCTGATGCCACAATTAGGCGATAAGCAAAATATTGTTGTATCAAGTTTAACATTTGCGATGCCTGTGAAAACCATTGATGCATTAGAGTTGTCTCAAACACGGGTGCTTATATTGGCTGGACCTAACGAAGACGAGGATTACGCCTCTGAATTGGCTGAGTTTTCGAAACAATACCATGTACCGATTATTGCTGACGTATTAAGTCGCGTACGCACACAGGAAACGATTTATGGCATTGATGCCTTATTGAAATCAAATATGATACGGCCTAATTACAAGCCAGAACTTGTGATTAGGTTTGGTGCGACACCAGTGTCAGCTAATGTGTTGCAGTGGTTGAAATCTGAAAATATTCCTGTTTGGTATGTTGGTTTGACGGCTGGATCTGATCATTCAAGGCATGCAACGCGTGTGTTTCAAATTTCTCCAACTGTGTTTTTGTCACAAATAACGGTCACAAATAATCTTGAGTTCTACCAATTGTGGCAAGACTTGAACGTCAAACCGCGTCAAGTCATGGGAGAAGCAAGTATTGCTAGTACCCTAGATGCAATCTTACCTGAACACACAACGATTTTTGTCGCAAATAGTATGGCTATTCGTGACATAGATGATATTTTCACTGGTAAGCTGACACGGAATATTTATGCTAATCGTGGTGCCAACGGGATTGATGGTATTGTTTCAACGGCACTAGGAATGAGTAGTACGTCTTCTCAACGTAGCGTGTTGCTTATTGGTGATTTAACGCTATTTCATGACATGAACGGCTTAATGATGGCTAAACAGTATCAACTGCCACTTGATGTTATTGTGATCAATAATAATGGCGGCGGCATTTTTTCATTTTTACCGCAAGCCACTGCTGAATCCTATTTTGAGACGTTGTTTGGTACACCATTGAATTTAGATATGAAAAAAGTTGCGAGTTTATATGATATGCCGTATATTAAAATTAACCAGGCACAAGATCTCAAAGCCATCATAGCAACACCAATTGATGGTCCGAGACTGATTGAATTCAAAAGTAACCGCCTGAGTAACGTGACGGCACACCATCAACTCATGGGATCTGACAAATGA
- a CDS encoding tRNA (adenine(22)-N(1))-methyltransferase, with amino-acid sequence MDSTQLSPRLQAVANFVPVGARLADIGSDHAYLPVNLLMNNHIKYAIIGEVSQGPLDNARHELQKRRVSNRAEGRLADGLLAVNDEDEIDTVTIAGMGGILISDILEASSQRHQSFNTLILQPNTDEAIVRRWLMAHHYQIIGENIVQEDTHFYEIIVAVPGEQVLSELDVEFGPFLRIEKTATFVAKWQKEIDRITVILDHLKVADKAQTEAYYQWQARYHQILEVMS; translated from the coding sequence ATGGATAGTACGCAACTTTCACCACGTTTGCAGGCAGTGGCAAATTTTGTACCTGTTGGTGCACGTTTGGCTGACATAGGATCAGACCATGCTTATTTACCAGTAAACTTATTGATGAATAACCACATAAAATACGCTATTATTGGTGAAGTTTCGCAAGGGCCGCTTGACAATGCACGTCATGAATTGCAAAAAAGGCGCGTGTCCAATCGTGCTGAGGGCCGTTTAGCTGACGGGCTTTTGGCCGTCAATGATGAAGACGAGATTGACACGGTGACCATCGCGGGAATGGGTGGTATTTTGATAAGTGATATTCTGGAAGCCTCATCACAGCGCCATCAATCATTTAACACTTTGATACTCCAACCAAATACAGATGAGGCGATTGTGCGACGATGGTTGATGGCACATCATTATCAAATTATTGGTGAAAATATTGTGCAAGAAGACACACATTTTTATGAAATCATTGTTGCAGTACCTGGGGAGCAGGTCTTGTCAGAATTAGATGTCGAATTTGGACCATTTTTGCGCATTGAAAAAACAGCAACTTTTGTTGCCAAATGGCAAAAAGAAATTGATCGTATTACTGTCATACTGGATCATTTAAAAGTTGCCGATAAAGCACAAACAGAGGCTTACTATCAGTGGCAAGCACGTTATCATCAAATTCTGGAGGTTATGTCATGA
- the ylqF gene encoding ribosome biogenesis GTPase YlqF produces the protein MAQIIQWFPGHMAKAFRLMRENLKLVDVVFELVDARIPESSRNPEVNKLIASKPCLLIMTKADLADPEQIRAWKAHFEAEGHTVLVLDTRDPKTPQLVTKAARRAVASKKAAQLARGIQDQPIRAMITGIPNVGKSTLLNHLVMKNVAPTADRPGVTKKVAWLKTPTKLELLDSPGVLWPKFEDQVIGMKLALTGAVKDTIFDKDDAALFLIDFFQKYRPEAIIERYHLASDIFDHENVQVLLEITSKLGLKDDYEKASERLLNDLRKGKLGTFTLDLITQTND, from the coding sequence ATGGCACAAATTATTCAATGGTTCCCTGGTCACATGGCCAAAGCCTTTCGCTTAATGCGAGAAAATTTAAAATTAGTTGATGTTGTTTTTGAGTTAGTTGATGCACGCATTCCAGAAAGCTCACGCAATCCGGAAGTTAATAAGTTGATCGCCTCAAAACCATGTTTATTAATCATGACTAAAGCTGATTTGGCTGATCCAGAACAAATTCGGGCGTGGAAAGCACACTTTGAGGCAGAGGGACATACCGTTTTGGTATTGGACACACGCGACCCTAAAACACCGCAATTGGTGACGAAAGCAGCACGGCGAGCTGTTGCATCTAAAAAAGCAGCACAATTGGCTCGAGGAATTCAGGATCAACCTATTCGGGCAATGATTACTGGTATTCCCAACGTTGGAAAATCTACTTTATTAAATCATTTAGTGATGAAAAATGTGGCACCGACAGCTGATCGACCAGGTGTTACGAAAAAAGTAGCTTGGCTCAAGACACCTACGAAGTTGGAATTATTAGACTCACCAGGGGTACTTTGGCCAAAATTTGAAGACCAAGTGATTGGTATGAAGTTAGCACTTACTGGGGCTGTCAAAGATACCATTTTTGATAAAGACGATGCAGCATTGTTTTTAATTGATTTTTTTCAAAAATATCGACCTGAGGCCATTATTGAACGTTATCATTTGGCGAGTGACATATTTGATCACGAAAATGTTCAGGTATTACTTGAAATTACAAGTAAACTTGGGCTCAAAGATGACTATGAAAAGGCGAGTGAGCGATTACTCAATGATTTACGTAAAGGTAAGTTAGGAACGTTCACATTAGATTTAATTACCCAAACAAATGACTGA
- the menC gene encoding o-succinylbenzoate synthase, with amino-acid sequence MYRIKKLRMIPTSLVLKQAFETAHQTTKERPLTVIELLVIDDLTGNQATGYGEIQSFDDFSYTLENQTTSRAIVQTVIQPLIRTLFFESPQDFAEQLMFAVPFGSFAKASVEMAVWDAVGKLTHQSLTQMIGGIHDQVPVGIAFGLDATLSKISKAIDQGYERIKIKIDAQKLDSQKLIALLNHFPQHQFSLDANSSFTLQTASVLKRLPKNVVFIEQPFSVSDFVDHAAFQTQTTQTLSLDESVNSLDDVRTMVALRAANAVTIKQAKLGGITAAIRAIDIACAAGVKPWIGGMLSSNIGRGVDLALASLPDIAFAGDISESGRYFEHDLTVESFRLHAGVMSVPQDDGIGLTLS; translated from the coding sequence ATGTATCGCATTAAAAAGTTACGGATGATACCGACGTCTTTGGTCTTAAAACAAGCTTTTGAAACAGCACATCAGACGACAAAAGAACGACCATTGACTGTGATAGAACTTTTAGTCATCGATGACTTAACAGGGAACCAAGCCACCGGATATGGTGAAATACAGTCCTTTGATGATTTTAGCTATACACTTGAAAATCAGACAACGAGTCGTGCAATTGTTCAAACGGTTATTCAACCATTGATTAGAACACTTTTTTTTGAATCACCACAAGATTTTGCGGAACAACTCATGTTTGCAGTTCCATTTGGGTCATTTGCAAAAGCATCGGTTGAGATGGCAGTTTGGGATGCAGTTGGCAAACTGACCCATCAATCTTTGACGCAAATGATTGGCGGCATACATGATCAAGTGCCTGTCGGTATTGCTTTTGGGCTAGATGCTACGCTATCTAAAATTAGCAAAGCCATTGATCAGGGATATGAGCGTATTAAAATCAAAATTGACGCGCAAAAATTAGATAGTCAAAAACTAATTGCGCTATTAAATCATTTTCCTCAACACCAGTTTTCCTTAGACGCAAACAGTAGTTTTACGCTACAAACTGCTTCGGTGCTAAAAAGGTTACCCAAAAACGTTGTTTTTATCGAGCAACCTTTTTCGGTTAGCGACTTTGTTGATCATGCTGCTTTTCAAACGCAAACAACGCAGACATTGAGCTTGGATGAAAGTGTTAATAGTCTTGATGATGTCAGGACGATGGTCGCATTACGTGCTGCTAATGCAGTGACCATTAAGCAAGCCAAACTTGGCGGTATTACTGCTGCGATCCGGGCTATAGATATCGCTTGTGCAGCAGGCGTTAAACCTTGGATTGGTGGTATGTTAAGCAGCAATATTGGTCGTGGTGTAGATTTAGCATTAGCTAGCTTACCTGATATTGCATTTGCAGGAGATATTTCTGAAAGTGGCCGTTACTTTGAACATGATTTAACGGTAGAATCATTTCGATTACATGCAGGCGTCATGAGTGTGCCTCAAGATGATGGGATCGGTCTAACGTTATCATAG
- a CDS encoding ribonuclease HII, which translates to MTETISKIKTELKKVMVPSDERLVQWRADERAGVKAAIKSWDKQYEKKIAQEQAFQGRFAFERHFWNQGMSDIAGVDEVGRGPLAGPVIAAAVILPHDFNVVEVIDSKQLSADKRDKLYDLILAQAVSIGVGVVDAPTIDDINIYQAARLAMTKAVQNLAPEPDVLLIDAMTLNLPLPQEPLIKGDALSNSIGAASIVAKVTRDRLMADYDDIYPGYGFAKNAGYGTKLHLDQMRQLGITPIHRRSFGPVRDLL; encoded by the coding sequence ATGACTGAAACAATTTCAAAGATTAAAACTGAATTAAAAAAAGTGATGGTACCATCGGATGAACGTTTAGTGCAATGGCGCGCTGATGAACGAGCGGGTGTGAAAGCTGCAATAAAATCTTGGGATAAACAATATGAAAAAAAGATTGCACAAGAACAGGCTTTTCAAGGGCGATTTGCTTTTGAGCGCCATTTTTGGAATCAAGGTATGTCAGATATTGCTGGTGTCGATGAGGTAGGCCGTGGACCGCTTGCGGGCCCTGTCATAGCTGCCGCAGTTATATTGCCGCATGATTTTAATGTTGTTGAAGTGATTGATTCAAAGCAGTTGTCAGCTGACAAACGCGACAAACTATACGACTTGATCCTGGCACAAGCTGTGTCAATTGGGGTGGGTGTTGTTGATGCACCAACAATCGATGACATTAATATCTATCAAGCTGCACGTTTGGCGATGACAAAGGCAGTTCAAAATCTAGCACCTGAACCAGATGTCTTATTAATTGATGCCATGACATTAAATTTGCCTTTGCCACAAGAACCATTGATAAAAGGCGACGCACTTAGTAACTCAATTGGTGCAGCTAGCATCGTAGCCAAAGTCACGCGTGACCGCCTGATGGCAGATTATGATGATATCTATCCTGGATATGGTTTTGCTAAAAACGCCGGTTATGGGACAAAGTTGCATTTAGATCAAATGAGACAATTAGGTATTACACCAATTCACCGCCGATCTTTTGGACCAGTGCGTGATCTATTATGA
- a CDS encoding YozE family protein: MAASNRSFYHWLMTHRNNVSANEIQHFANNAFLDLTFPKQSMDFDEISNYLEENTSYLMSMTTFDKAWDMYQAATNN; the protein is encoded by the coding sequence ATGGCAGCAAGTAATCGCTCTTTTTATCATTGGTTGATGACGCATCGCAACAATGTTTCTGCAAATGAGATACAGCACTTTGCAAACAATGCGTTTTTGGATTTAACTTTTCCAAAACAAAGTATGGATTTTGATGAAATTTCAAATTATTTAGAAGAGAACACGTCGTATTTAATGAGCATGACGACTTTTGATAAGGCGTGGGACATGTATCAAGCAGCAACAAATAATTAA
- a CDS encoding Nif3-like dinuclear metal center hexameric protein — protein MTTAQDLIDEIERFAPKTLAEEGDPVGLQIGNPSQTISRVMTTLDVRPEVVQEAIDQQVDFIWSHHEVMFFPAKNLDLSIPQNKMYADLIKHNIVVYASHTNLDSAQGGMNDWLADTLGMVDVEPLVTNKDAVTGLGRIGRLNQPITVAAYAEKIRDIFQVKAVRVIANDLQKTIQKVAVLGGDGGRWWRIAQASGADAYITADLYYHVGHDILASDFVVIDPDHHMEAIANDRMAAKVKTWFGESLMVFATRTNTDPYTYV, from the coding sequence ATGACGACAGCACAAGACTTGATAGATGAAATTGAACGCTTTGCGCCAAAGACACTCGCTGAGGAGGGGGATCCAGTTGGTTTACAAATTGGGAATCCTAGTCAAACGATTAGTCGGGTGATGACAACACTTGATGTGAGACCGGAAGTGGTGCAAGAAGCGATTGACCAGCAAGTAGATTTTATTTGGTCACATCATGAGGTAATGTTTTTTCCAGCTAAAAATTTGGATCTTAGTATACCACAAAATAAAATGTATGCTGATTTAATTAAACATAACATTGTTGTTTATGCATCACATACAAATTTGGATAGTGCACAAGGTGGCATGAATGATTGGCTTGCTGACACCCTTGGTATGGTTGATGTTGAACCATTAGTAACTAACAAAGATGCTGTGACTGGCCTTGGTCGTATTGGTAGGCTTAATCAACCAATAACTGTAGCAGCATACGCTGAGAAAATACGTGATATTTTTCAAGTTAAAGCAGTTCGGGTGATTGCTAATGATTTGCAAAAAACCATTCAAAAAGTTGCGGTACTTGGCGGGGATGGTGGTCGCTGGTGGCGAATTGCCCAAGCATCAGGTGCAGATGCTTATATCACCGCTGATCTTTATTATCATGTTGGGCATGATATTTTAGCTTCTGATTTTGTTGTCATTGATCCTGATCACCATATGGAAGCCATTGCCAATGATCGTATGGCTGCAAAAGTGAAGACATGGTTTGGTGAGTCGCTGATGGTTTTTGCCACGCGCACAAATACTGATCCTTATACTTATGTATGA
- a CDS encoding SGNH/GDSL hydrolase family protein produces MRKKIIFLAVLTILSCVAVFGWQKIKQKDLQVAEPAKAAKLARIKHINLVALGDSLTEGVGDEKHEQGYSGRIAKKIAKKYDITVSMSNFGKSGDRSDQIQKRLQTQPDFQREVGRANVILMTVGGNDLQQSLLKNISAKTPTDLSAAIVAGQKQYENKLADLFKAVRNQNSDAPIFIFGNYNPLFVHFPKRDDLNKDVQLFNNINRRVASNDKNSYYVSSYQITFGQYNNKELQQTLSNPVKPVTKKADVNAEMTATLLGESTVKNNWISETDNYHPNNVGYNYMTSQLFHVMRKEQSTWLKTR; encoded by the coding sequence ATGCGAAAGAAAATCATATTTTTAGCGGTATTAACGATACTGTCTTGTGTAGCTGTGTTTGGCTGGCAAAAAATAAAACAAAAAGATTTACAAGTCGCGGAACCTGCAAAAGCGGCTAAGTTAGCAAGGATTAAGCATATTAATTTGGTTGCGCTTGGTGATTCACTAACAGAGGGTGTCGGTGATGAAAAGCATGAACAAGGCTATTCAGGGCGTATTGCCAAAAAAATTGCCAAAAAGTATGATATTACAGTTTCTATGTCAAATTTTGGAAAATCTGGTGATCGATCAGATCAAATACAAAAGCGATTGCAAACGCAACCCGATTTTCAACGCGAAGTCGGCCGAGCTAATGTCATTTTAATGACTGTTGGTGGGAACGATTTACAGCAGTCCTTATTAAAAAACATTTCAGCTAAAACACCCACAGATTTATCAGCTGCCATTGTGGCAGGGCAAAAACAATATGAGAATAAACTAGCCGATTTATTTAAAGCTGTTAGGAATCAAAATTCAGATGCACCTATATTCATTTTTGGTAACTATAATCCATTATTTGTTCATTTTCCCAAACGAGATGATTTGAATAAAGATGTTCAGTTATTTAATAATATTAACCGACGTGTGGCTTCAAATGACAAAAATAGCTACTACGTTAGTTCATATCAAATAACTTTTGGTCAATATAACAATAAAGAGTTACAACAAACATTAAGTAATCCAGTAAAACCGGTCACCAAAAAAGCAGATGTTAATGCAGAAATGACAGCGACATTATTAGGAGAATCAACAGTCAAAAATAATTGGATTAGTGAAACAGATAATTATCATCCTAATAACGTTGGCTATAATTATATGACAAGTCAATTATTTCATGTGATGAGAAAGGAGCAAAGTACATGGTTGAAGACACGCTAA
- the pepT gene encoding peptidase T, with amino-acid sequence MNENYPELTQRFLNYVAVDTQSDEASLTIPSSTKEVAFLANLAKELKKIGLENVRTMSDGYVFSELSSNVEDETIPVIGFISHVDTADFNGKNVKPQIINNYDGKSSIALGDSGYDLNPTDFPSLLKYAGHTLITTDGTTLLGADDKAGVAEIITAAAYLVAHPEIKHGALRFAFGPDEEIGIGADNFDTAAFGADFAYTVDGGPAGELEWETFSAASATVDIQGRNVHPGTAKDTMVNAIQVAMDFHAQLPDEQRPEHTSGREGFWHVMAITGNPEKAQLRYIVRDHDRVKFESRKQTLLDIAEKLNTHFGQQRVNVTLKDQYYNMGEVLKDDMRPVNLAEKAMTSLDITPIIEPVRGGTDGSKITFLGLPTPNLFAGGENMHGRFEYVSTTVMSQATDTILKIIALAQEK; translated from the coding sequence ATGAACGAAAATTATCCTGAACTCACGCAACGTTTTTTAAATTATGTCGCTGTTGACACACAATCCGATGAAGCATCGTTGACCATACCTTCTTCAACTAAAGAGGTTGCATTTCTAGCTAATTTAGCAAAAGAACTAAAGAAAATTGGGTTAGAAAATGTCCGTACAATGTCGGATGGGTATGTTTTTTCCGAATTATCAAGTAATGTTGAAGATGAAACGATCCCAGTAATCGGGTTTATTTCGCATGTTGATACAGCTGATTTTAATGGTAAGAACGTTAAACCACAGATTATTAACAACTATGATGGTAAATCTAGCATAGCACTAGGTGATAGTGGTTATGATCTCAATCCAACAGATTTTCCAAGTTTGTTAAAATATGCTGGGCACACGTTAATTACAACAGACGGGACTACCTTATTAGGGGCTGATGATAAAGCAGGCGTGGCTGAAATCATCACAGCTGCAGCATATTTAGTTGCTCATCCTGAAATTAAACATGGGGCATTACGATTTGCTTTTGGCCCTGATGAAGAAATTGGTATCGGAGCAGACAATTTTGACACCGCAGCATTTGGTGCTGATTTTGCTTACACTGTAGACGGTGGACCTGCGGGTGAGTTGGAGTGGGAGACATTTTCAGCTGCCAGTGCTACAGTTGATATCCAAGGTCGTAATGTGCATCCTGGAACTGCTAAAGATACCATGGTTAATGCAATTCAAGTCGCAATGGACTTTCATGCGCAATTGCCTGATGAACAACGTCCTGAACATACTTCAGGACGTGAGGGTTTTTGGCATGTTATGGCGATCACAGGTAATCCTGAAAAGGCGCAATTACGTTATATTGTGCGTGATCATGATCGCGTAAAATTTGAAAGTCGAAAACAAACATTATTAGATATTGCTGAAAAATTGAACACACATTTTGGGCAACAGCGTGTTAATGTGACACTAAAAGACCAATATTATAATATGGGTGAAGTGTTAAAAGATGATATGAGACCAGTAAACTTAGCAGAAAAAGCCATGACATCACTTGATATTACGCCAATTATTGAACCTGTTCGCGGTGGGACAGATGGTTCAAAAATTACATTTTTGGGATTACCAACACCTAATCTTTTTGCTGGTGGGGAGAACATGCATGGGCGTTTTGAATACGTTTCAACGACAGTCATGTCACAGGCTACAGACACGATTTTAAAAATTATTGCTTTAGCACAAGAAAAATAA
- a CDS encoding Crp/Fnr family transcriptional regulator: MSHSAFACLKAAPIFAQLSNDLIDQLVAISTHQKNYAAGSYIYKPDDDLSALIIVDTGQIDVLNINDSGQELLLYSLHSHQVDAEASLFTDAMHHHFARAKTDAKVCTIRRTDFQNLLHGNPTLALKMLNTYGKRLTDLEQRQISLSLQSADERLIKYLHEIAAIQMNNTFKLALTKKELAASLHIAPETLSRLFNKLTRNGTITIHKREITLL; encoded by the coding sequence ATGTCACATTCTGCCTTTGCCTGTCTGAAAGCCGCCCCTATATTTGCACAACTATCTAACGATCTCATTGACCAGCTAGTCGCTATTTCAACGCATCAAAAAAATTACGCTGCTGGTAGTTATATTTATAAACCAGATGATGACCTTTCCGCATTAATTATTGTGGATACTGGTCAAATTGATGTGTTAAATATCAATGATAGCGGTCAAGAGCTACTCTTGTATTCTCTACATAGTCACCAAGTTGACGCAGAAGCTTCTCTATTTACTGATGCAATGCATCATCATTTTGCACGCGCCAAAACGGATGCTAAAGTGTGTACGATTCGCCGAACAGACTTTCAAAATTTGTTACATGGCAATCCTACTTTAGCTTTGAAAATGCTAAATACTTACGGTAAACGTTTAACTGACCTCGAACAACGCCAAATTAGTCTATCCTTACAAAGCGCAGATGAACGCTTAATTAAATACCTTCATGAAATAGCCGCCATACAAATGAATAACACATTTAAATTAGCGCTAACTAAAAAAGAATTAGCTGCATCACTGCATATTGCGCCGGAAACTTTAAGTCGTTTATTTAATAAACTAACACGTAATGGCACGATTACCATTCATAAACGGGAAATAACGCTTCTTTAA